CAAAgtggaaagcacagctgtgctgcttctgctgacTTACCTGATAGCACCACAACTTCTCCGTCTGAACAAGAGATCTCTACATGTCTGCTAGCAGTTTAATTACAGAGCAAGCATCTTTTACCTCTTGagggacagcagcactgaagacTTGGAACAGAAATGGATCGCGTGCTGACTCCTGCTCATAGCCAAGCAGTTGACCTGGCCTTGCCCCAGAACCACGCCTCTGATGGCACAACGGCAGCAGCAACTCACAGCCACAAAGCATGAGTCAAAGTGGGGTTTCCCTCCCATAACTAGATCAGTAACGGCAAAGATTTCACTGCTCTTTCCTTGGAGTTGGCCACACAGTTTCTTGTTCAAATGTTAAGGATGAGTCTCAAACAACGTCCTTCCTTCGAAAATATGGTGGCATACATTCCCAGTAATTTGTCAGCACTTACCTCACGGTGACATGggaatttccttttcttttattgaGAGGAACAGAATGACTTAATTTCCTGGCCCACTATGTAGAAAATCTGAGCAAATACTAACTTCCTGTTGTAGACTTGCATCTTATGATTGGACgtgtttcattttgaagacACAGAAAAGCAACAATGAGGTTTTAACTAACTGGAATTTACTGAAGTTGCATAGACTACAGTGTTTTGGTGGGACTCCATTGGCCAAATATCAAACAAGTTGAGAGGACCAATCCAAACAGGACATACTGACAGCTGAAACTGGCTTCAAGAAATGGTGCTATGTTTTacatagaagaaaaacatgagTGAAACAATGCCCCTCTAAGTTCCTGATCCTGGAAAGAACTGGATGACTGGTTTAGGCTCAAGGATATGTACATTAGCATATGGTTGCCTACACTCTCGGTGTGCAGTGCTATATGAAAAACTTGCACATGGTGTCTCTTCAACTCCCCTCATTAAGCATAAAGAGGGGAGGTAGAAGACAATAAGGGATAACTGAGTTTTCCAGCAACAGTGAGTATGGTGAAACatttttacagatatttttgttcactttgtggcataccatttggcttTAGAGCCCAAACCTCAAAGTTAAGCCCAAATCAACATCACTGTGACTTTTATGACCAATCTGAGTCCCttttgttgttggcttttttttgttgttgttcttttgttttttgtttctatcTCCATCTTTAAATGCACTGAGATGTCATTCTTGCATTACATTTCTCACTTCATTTAATACATCTGCTACACTACTTGttaagaggggaagaaaaaagctttgACTGTTGCCAGGCAGCACACATTCAATCAAGGCACTGAGCAGATTTTTTTATGCAAGACTACCGGGATGACTCAGGTCTGTGAGATGCTGCTGGGCCAGAATAGTTGAGAAGAGTTAGAGTATGAGAAGGCAAGACAGCACTGACCACAtaactgcagaaatgcagttgGAGTTAGAATGCTACAAAGCCAACACGCTTTTTGAGACATGAACAATCAACTCCTCATTTCCAACACTTACCCTCTGGTCTTTTGCAAGAATACAACAAGTTGTAACTGCTGTAAATAGTAAAACATATAGAAAAAGAGTTGTTCTAATCTCTATTAAACTTTAGTTCACTTTGCTCTaccaaatattaattttttgaTTGAAATGCAATTGTAGTGTGAGTCCAGATTTCTTCTCTCTCAGCTTCATGCTGCTGCATGTGGATGGATCTCCCCTGTGGATTTTGACTGTACAGCATAAACATCAGTAACAGAGTGGAAAGTGTAAAGGCAAATAACATCGATCAACAAGATATAAGTCTGAAACACTTCTTATTATGCAGGAgagtaaagcaaaataatggaaatgcaTACCATGGTTTAAGCTGTCAACATTTtcccaccagaaaaaaaaggcataagaaaagaaggaggaaaaaaaagaagaaaatgatggcAGATTCCTAGAACAACACACTATAAGCATGATGCCAAGTTACTACCACAGCACTTGGAGGTCCAAGCAATGACAAGCACACATGATCATGGCCTCCTTTAAATAAACCAAtaccaggaaaggaaaaaaaaatgataaaaaaaaatgaaaaaaaagcaatactaTTCATGAAGGTAGTCTTGGAGgaataataactaaaaaaaggagaaaagctgcaATAGccatgagattaaaaaaaaagtctatgtTTGCCAGCCACATTGCATAACTGAACAGAGTGCAGTCACCTGTCTGCTTCCGTTTAACACAGGAGAGATGAGTTGGTCTAGTATATTTGATAGCaggttttaaaatgattttcctGGAAGGAGAGTGGGCCTGAACTTCAGTTTTTTTAGCAAGTTCAGCTTTCTTATACACTGCTATGgacaagaaaacacaaaaacacataaTCAGGAAAAAACCAGCAAAGTTTCATACGACAATACATCAAGCGGCAGGCCCACTGCTCCACAACTGCAGCTCCAAGCACTGTTTCTACTGAGGTGATCAAACCTAAGTTGGAAGAGGGGAGCACTGATGCATTCATCTCAGATGTGCTTCCCTGAACTCTGTGGGGATTCCTACAGTGAAATGAGACTGGTGGAGCAGTGAGCCTTGCACATGGCTTTTCACATAACTGTACAATGTCTCATTAAATAGCACCACACATAATAGTGTTAAGATGCACATCAACTACAACAGAATAACCTAACAATACTGCACGatactacaaaaataaaattaaaaaaaataatatatatatatatagtaataGGGAGGGTTAAATgaaccttttttccttctcacttCATCTCTGGAGAGTGTGCTAGGTTCCTTTTTagctattttcctttctggagTAGAAATCCTGCCTCTCCCAGTTTTAAAaggtttctcttttttatgCTTATCGAGAGATGATCTTCGCAattctctctctgccttctccTCTTTAGGAACAGTCTCTAACTGTTCAGTCATGATGCTCCTATCATCATCTGTAGGATCAGAGCAAATTGTaacaacaaacagaagattAGTAACAAATGCTAGCAATACTGCAGTGGATGCAgggtaaaataataatttaagaCTGAGCAGACggattaataaaaaaaaagtaggcaaTTCTACCATTTTTTAAACATGCTGAAATTACTGCTATAGTTacaataattttgctttttgatcATTACGATTTGGAAGCAAAAATATTAAACACACAAGACAAAAAGGATAATGCACACCTTGAGTATCTGCCCAGAGACTGTCTGTGTCCATGATGGAGTCATCAACTGTTGTTTCATCTTTGTAATCATCACACGTCTCTGTTTTGTAGTCAGTGAGCAAGATTTCTTCTCTCTCAGGTGAAGCAGGAGCTTCTGGGGAGCCCTCCCTCGGCTCAGCTTGAATGTCAACCACTTCCTCAATCTCTAGCTCCTCTTCAGCCTGAGAGTCCACTGCTTCAATGTCTTCCTGCTGGGTAGCAGCAAAACGTACACTGTGAGAAGCAGATTCGCCCTCATCAACTGTTGTCTGCACCACTGTGATAAAGTCATCCTCTACTGTCACGACTGATTCAATAATGCCTTTCAGTTCAGGCAGTGCTTCTGGGCAAACCTTGGCTAGCAATTCTTCATCAGTAGGTTTCCCAAAGTCCATTTCTGGGGGTATTTCTGATATAAGATGTTGTTtatcctcttctttctcttcttgtccACCTTCTAACTTTTCTTCCTCGTGGTCTTCTCTTTTTGTGGCCTTAGCTGTCACTTCTGATGGCAGCAATGTTTGGACTTCTGTTGGTTTCACAACTGTATCGGGAATCTTTTCAGTTTCCTCTGGAGGCTGTGGGATGCTCTCCATCTGAATCTCAGCAGGCTCTTCCTGGGGAGGCTCAGCTTTTGGAAGGAGGAGCTCCGTGGAAGGTTCCTTTGCTGGTAACTGTGTAGACACCTCTTCCTCAGACACAGATGGTTTTGGAGCTTCTCCTTTGATATCCTCCTGTTTCAAGGGTTCTCCATTCAAACTTTCTTGGGTTTGATCATGTTCTCCACTAGATTCGTAAGATTCTTCTTTATCAACTGCCTCTTGATGTACCAGATCAGGCTTAGCTACTTTCTCcttaatttctgtttcagacAGTTTGGTGCTGTCCTTCACATAACTAGGCTCAGTCTTGGAAAGTAAATCTGCatcctttgcttctctggatAAGATGATCTGATCTTTCTGTTGAGTTTCTTTGGGTTCAGGCTCCGTTTTTTTAACAGGGGCTTTGTCCTTCCCAGAAGGGAGAGAAACAACCTCACTGATCCTACTGTCTAGCTGACTCTGATACTCTTGGTCAGCTCTCCTTGCAGCCACTTCCATATCATGCTTTATGGCATTGTAGTCTGGTTTTATTGGAGCTTCTATCTCAGCTATTTCAGGAACAACACTAAGAGTCTTCTCCTTCTCCATCAAGAAAGAAATAGCGTCTCTTTCTGCTGTTACCTGTGTAGCTAATATTCTGTCGTAGGTGGTATCATCGGGTACATGAACTTTATCAGACACGActtcctctttcatttctgtgattGCCTCAGGTCTTGTCTTCTCTGCCTCTGAATCTTTAATGGGATAACCCTCTTTTAAGTCAGCTTGATCTTCACTTTTTTCCAACACAGTATCgagcttctcttttttctcctgctcgAAGTCCCTCGCTAGCAAAGACTCACCAGTTGCATGCTGCGTTAAGTCTTTTTCACCGAGGAATTCTTCTTTGGAtttttcagctgctgccagcttcACTTCTATTAAAGACAGGTCAGGAGCTAGGCTGCGTCTCAATTTTTCATCTGTGCCTTCGTAAAAGGGACAGGTTTCACTTGTTAAATTCTCACTGTCCTGTACTGGAGAAGGGAGCGGGACTGTGTACTTATTGAAAACACAGTAGCCCAAGTCTTCTAGCTGACTTTCAGCTTTTAGAGTTACATGGTTTTCATCTGTCACAGATgtcagggcagtgctgctgtcttcCACCACGGCATCAGAAGGAACTGACTTCTTTTGTGCCACCTCAGCATCTGCACTCACCGATGCTACTCTGGACCTTGTCCCTGCTAAATCTAACATTTCAGGCAGGTCAGGAGCCAAGACGGCACCATTTTTGTAATAGTCTTTGGCTGGGAAAGGCGATTCAACCAAGGTCTCAGGCTGgactttttcttctgtcattgctttttcttcttcaatgtGCTCATCTTCTTCTCTGCTATCAATGGGGAAACAAGGGGCCCTCTCCATTGCTGGTGTGGTTGCTGGCAAGTAGTCATCGCCTTCATCCATACTCCCACTAGTGTTAGTTAGAATATCTGATGCGAGGGGGGAAAGATCATGTGCACGGCCAAAGCTGAATCCCAGAGCTATAGAATCCAGGCAGGACATGGGCAGGTTAATAGACATACTTCTCTGCTCAATTGCAGATCTGCCCCCAAGTCCCAGGCTCCTGCTCAGAGTTAGGTCatctttatttttgctgtggAGCTCTCGCTTATCCCCATAGACTTTGGGGTCAATAGTGAACATTCTTTCTGTTGGGGAACTTGGTTCTTCAGATTTGTCTGGTGTATAGCTCTTAGCCAGGGTACTGTACCCTATTTCATGACCAGGCATACCCTGCTGCTGATCCAATTCCATCTGTaattcttcctcctcttcctctttgtcTTCAGGTATCAGACGATCTGCCCGGTACGTCTCATATGCACTCTCTTTAGTGTCACTTAGCTCATAGTAATCACTGCCTTGTTTTAGAGCGTCTGTTTTGAAGGCTTCCTCTTTCAGTGCAGAGGTTTCAAAGTACTTTGACATTCCCGATCGAtccacttctgttttcatttcatgagTAGCTGAAACACTTTCCTTATCCtccttggtttcttttttaacatctttctcTTGAGAAGGTTCTGGAGTAAGAGTCTTATCAGTGGTTGAACTTGGTGCCTGAGGGCTCTTCTCTGTTATTTGAGATAACTGTGGAGTATCAGGGTGCTCAGTTGTTTTCTCAGGGATCGGTACATGGCTTAATTTGCCAGGGGATACCTCTGTGCTTGGCTGCATGTCCTTTTTCGTAGCTGTTGTTGCTTGGAGCCCACTTTggtccatttctttttctgccttgaAAAGATCAGACATTTTAATTTCACCATCCTTTGGGAAGTCTGCTTTGTCTTGGGCAAGTGTCTCAACTTCAGTCTTTGTGGTAAATTTAGCATCATCTAATATTCGAGCCTCCCCTTTATCATAGAAATCATACCTTTCTTCCTCATCAGTCTCATCCTTGGTCATGTCCTTTTCCTGCCCCCATGCAGGAATTTTCTGTGTGCTTGGTGTTTTCAGGCCATCTATAGTTACTGTTGAGACTTCTTGCAGAGTTAGGGTCATGCCTCTGTGGGTCTGCTCATCTTCAGCAAGTTCTTTGGCAAACAGTTGGTCAGCAGGTTCCGGTTTTGTTTTGGCACTGTCTTTGAGGGGAAGATCCTGGGGGATAGCAAGAGATGGGTCTGAAGGCAGTTCACTTTTGGCTGCTTCTGTCTTGGGTTCTGATGTGAACAGAGAACTTCCATCATGGCTGATGGCAAGATCTTGGACATCTTTAAGGTCATCTTTAAATGTCACAGACACAACTTGGTTGGATGATGAGGGCTTATCTGCagtcctttcttctgttttgctcCCTTTAGGCAATTCAGATGGCAAGTCCTTTTCTACTTGGGAAATAGGAAGCTTGGCAGAAGGTTCTGCAAAACTGGCTTCTAATTTCTTCTGTGAATCAGTTTCCAAGATCTGTTCTGATAGAGGTGAAggcattttttctttgtctttgctCTGTGAATCCTTTTTATCTGTAGCCTCTGCTTTTGCTGGCTGTGGAACTAAGGCATCATGTTTAGGTTGCTCAGTCTTACTGTCTTTTCCAGATTCCTGTTGCTTTGTGTCTAATGGATCTGTTGTGAAAGGGCACGTGCCCTCCTGGACATGGAATTCCATCTTCGTGGCTGCAATTAAATCTGAAGTagtttgtttgggttttataataaaattattcaaaGCACTTACAGGCAGGCAGTCATGTGGTGTATAGAACATCTTGGTATGAATGATGGAGAGGGAAAAATATGCGAACATGCAGCAAGGCTATCCACACAGAAATCTGCTTTAAAGCATTAAATCCTAGTTTCCTTTCAATATATGATGTTTTGTAGTGAAAATGTGACTTGCACACAAGTAAATATGTGACAACTGAAATGAGATCATTTCATGTGACGACTTCATCTTCACTGTTTgtatacaaaaaacaaaaccagaaataatcCTCACTTCATTGGTAATTTTTGCTGTACTCTGAGGCTTACGTTAGTTTGCTTTTCTAAGTTTCGTAAGATTAAGTCCAATGAACAGTATCATTGTGTGCTGCTTACATTTAAACAAACAGATTTatacatttctgtatttattttaccaTTTTCATCTACATGTGTCCTAAACTAAAGCAGTAATACATACAGGAGGCGTGTCGGAAGAAGCTACTGTTTCAGCTGCATCAGCTTTCGACATTTATCCctcagcaaatgaaaaaatctCACTGCTGCCATGAAAGTGGCCTGTGTAAATCAGCAGCAGGGCTATTAATAGTGCCAGATCTCAGAGGTCTCCAACGTGGCCAGTCATCTTCAGCTGTAACTGAATACCAGCCATGTTTCAATGATTGTAGCACAGCACTAATTAAGttaatttaaaactgaaaatactaCACTTAAAACATGCCACCCTATTTGTATGGAATACTACCtagttatttttatatatactcTATTAATCATTAATATCATGGTTTTTTTATATCCTTCGGAAAATGATGATTCCCATCatatgggaaaaagaaatactgcagaataCTTTCTGCATTActctgtaaataaatatttgcaagtTGTTCTTTCTAAAACTTATTACAACAAGCATTGGGCCAAATCTAAATCTCCTTACATCTGATTTAAAGTCCATGGAGCCATTTTCTGACTCAGATGAATATGAATTTGTCAGAATAACTACAATCAAACTACTGGTCattctttaaatatttgcatacaGTTAAAAAAGGCTATTGCCATTCTATATTTTGCAGGTAGAAAGAAACCAGAATTCTACATCTACAGTACTTTTTAATCCTTTGTGTTTTTACATTTCATGACTTGCAGACCCTATGAAGCATAAAAACAAAGCCACTGAGCAGATGTCATCCTTCTTTCACAGAAATGAATTAACTAGATACTGATTTTTCTTGCGTATCCTATCGTGCCTTTTACTCTAGCACCAATGAACAACACCATTGGCATCTAAAGATATTCTGACTGCCAAgggaatttaattttctttaggTGGGTCTGATGGAAAGTCAGCTTCCCAGATGCAGCCCTTCTTCACCAGGTACTGAATGGGTATGTCACTACTCCATGCAATGTGTCTTTACACCCTGTTATGCTGACCGATGAGAAATGCCATTAAAAGGACAATCTTGAAGCCCAGTTCTCATGTAATGAAAGACAATTGCTCGGAGTAAATACTTTGTCACAGTAAGCAGATCAGAACTTGATGCTGTACACCCCATCCTAAACTTCATGAAGAAGGTAAATATCCCAGTGCAGTTGATGGGGCTTTGTCTGAGCAGGGCACTCCGGCCAGGTTAAACCTTTGTAATAAGGTCAGACAcgcaaaaaaaatcagagttttGCAATGATCAAGGGAGAAGGGGTGGGCTGCAATGAATGGCAAGGATATGACATAAGAAGCAACAGCTTTAGGGAAGCTAAACCAGAATGCATagaagcacacacacaaaaatatacTGCACgctgcaaatgaaaacatttctacaATTCAAGCCTCTTTATGTCATAGTTAAATTCATTAAATCtactttttgaaagaaaagcagatgaatctctgcaccaaaaagaaaaaaatatacaaacatTAGCAATGTGACTGGCAAACATGTCTgagatggggggaaaaaggcTTGCACAGAGGAATCAGCTTAGCTGCAAAGCACTTGTATCATGGCAAAGTANNNNNNNNNNNNNNNNNNNNNNNNNNNNNNNNNNNNNNNNNNNNNNNNNNNNNNNNNNNNNNNNNNNNNNNNNNNNNNNNNNNNNNNNNNNNNNNNNNNNaaaaaaaaaaataggaatcaGCTGCAGTGGTAGGAAACCATGTTGTCATACAGCACCTATGCAATCATAGTATCTGCTACACACTCTTCAAGCATAATAACAAGAGCAGTCATACTAATAAATGGAAAGAACGGGAAATGAAGCAGCCTTGAAAAGCACCGGAGAAAGCTGGAAGATTCACTGGCAGCAAACACATGCAATCCTATGGAGGACACACCTTCCGCAGCCAAGGAAGGGGATGTGTCTTTCGGAGGCATTTCCTCCACAACTGTTAGGCTCTCCCTGCTGGATGCCACACTTGGTATTTTGTCTTCGCGACACACTGTGGCCTCCAAACCAAAATCCGGCCGACCCTCACCGAGGCCCTTGGCCTGCTCTGAAGGCTCAGGGGGCCCATGCTCTTTCCCCAGTCGCGTCCCAGGAAGAGCAGCAGGTTTCACTTCCACAGCCATCGGACTCTCTACTGGTTCTTCTTCTTGGAGATGGAAAAAGGAGGCGACATCAACACCAACAGTAAACACCAAGCACAAAGCTCAACAGGACTGGTTTTCTTAACACTTTCAGCTCTGAACATTTCAGATTTCTGTGTCAAAGGTTTGCTAGAATCCAGCCCATTTTAATTGCAATAGAATTgatttttcccaaagaaaaaataccaaacaaaccccaaaacaCCCTGTCTCCCCCAAAGAAGCATGTTTATGCTTGAAGATGAGAGCTGAAAGTGCTTTATAGGTACACCTCTCCCAGAGATGACTGTGGGTCAAATACTCATTGGAAATGGAGATGATACTGAATGATGGATGGCTCTGACAACAGCAGTGCACTTCTGATAGATGTGCTGTTTAACCCAGTACAAGACATTGAATTGAGGTGGGGCAAGGTATGAGTTGTTAATTTATTTCCTCTTGCTGTTACTGTCTGCTAAATGACAGCAAGTCCGCCAATTACATGGGTCCTGGTTTTGGAAAGCATTCAACCACTTGAACAGCCTTGCACATAGCTGGTAACTAATGATTTCACCAGAGTCCAGCCAAGATTCTTACACTGAGTGGTTTATAAACTGCTTCTTCCTTAGGCTGCCTGAGATCTGAACCCTGTATGTTAAAATCACAGGTGTAACACAAGGACTATTcgtttgcttttctgtctccCTCACTAGCCCCTAGGCTCCTCTCCTCATCACCAGTTAAGCCAAAGAAACCAATGAACACCACGCAACTATATGTTCCTCTGAAGTTCTGAAATACATTACTTTGCCTACAGGTTGCTAGAATCAGTAGACTAGTACCAAGAATGGTCTTTATTCTACTCTTGCCATGGAAGAAAGTCTCCATTCTGTCTTGCCACTGCTGTTCAGACAGAATATTATTTTGCTCTGCTATTATCTCTTCCAATAGAAAATTAGGATTCAGTGTGAATCCTTTGATTCAGCAAAATTTGTAAGCAGCTGACCACCAGCCAAACTCAAATACACCTGATAACCTCTCTGGGTTTTAAGTACGGTCCCATGTTTAAGGACTTTGCTGAATcagactgagaagaaaatggttttgaatCTGAATCTCCTGGCATTAAAATTAAACCTCTTTACAAGAGCGTGATTTTTCTCCTGAGACTGACCCAGTTAAAGCTAGGCAATCAACCAGCCACCTTAGTTATGgtctttaaaaagtaatttaaggAACACAAATACTATTTCAGGTTGAGAAAATACCACTATGTAAAGTATAACATTAGTAATAACACGTAAAAATGTAGTTAGGGAAAGATACTGTATCTTAAGTGAACAGAAGCCAGAAGATTCAGAATTGGAACTGGACCAATGCCTGAGGGATATTCACATATGGACAGATTGTAAAAGAAGCCTAGCAGAACAGCAAGTGTCCAGACAATAGAGGCCCTTACTCAAATAAATTGCTgtactgctcttttttttccaattttatgtagttgtgtgtgtgcatttcttttaatttaagaagTTATTCTACCCCATTTTTATGGCAATTACTTCACTCAATGCCATGTGGTTAAAACTAATTACTCAATAAGTCTTTTCTTAATTAGGTAAAAGTAGTACATACCTAGCACTGAAACACATACAGGTTAGGCTTCTGGTGCAAAGCACTGCCTTGGTTCCCCTTAAAGTGGCAAAGTCCCCAGAGAACAAATCGTATCGTCTATATTAGACCCCTGTTTTACTGAGTCAGTACACATAGGGGCAAACAGCTCAGAAATGGCTAAAATCTGGGGAGAAAAATCCCATCCTCACTGCTAACACAAGGAAAATACTGTGGCTCTCTCAGTATTACTAGAACTCATCATACAGAATTTTTGAGAATGTGGATAAAAGAACCACTGAAAAAGAACTTGCATGAAGTAAATAGACTTCATTGCAGCAGCTGGAAAAGATCTGGCAATAGCTGCAAATGAAAAGGTTTTCAAGAATGGATAAGCACATGTACACACAGAGGCAAACAACTTGATACATAAACAATGCTAACGATATCAAAAGTTTGCATCAGCAAACTATTTCACTAGATGTGGATGTGTATGACTGGCAATTATGCTGCTTATGAACTAAAAAGCAGGAATGTTTTAAGAACAGACGCAGAAACCCAATTACAGTAAAGCTACTCCTCCTGTGATTTTCTGACTCTCCCAGCTTCAGGCAGATATTCTGACACTAACAATCTGCAGTTATTTGCATTGCTCTCATTCTCGTGCTGCTGCACTACTGGGCTACATTATCCTGTTAACTGTGGACGAGTCTCCTTTTCTTGATATGCCCCACATTTCAGTCACAGACCTCCGCCTTCCTCAGACACACATCCCcagagaattcagaactgcttttaACTTCACCTTTTGTGTCCCAAGATTAAGTTAATCAAATACTGCCTGATGAAACATGATCCAGTTTGCTTTGGATAAGAAGTCACAATTCTCATTAGACACTGAAATAGATTCTTCCCTTGACtcctaagaaaaaataatacatttgatTTTATGTAAACTCCACAGATAAAATAATACTTACTGATGGACTTAGGCTGCAGAAGGAGGGGGTACAGGAACAAAGAAATAGTAAATTTTTTAATATGTCTGCCTTGTTTGCAGCCAGCTGACAGTGTTAACTGGGTGCATCCACAGAACAACCAGAGATCAAACATGACCCAGTACTGCCTGAAGACACCAGTAtgtactggagaaaaaaaaactgatttccTTCGTCTAGTGAAGAACTATACATCCTCCACTGCTAACTCTAGTACAGACATGAGTTTAACTCAGCTGACTTACCTTCAGTAACAACCTTCTAATCTACTCTGCACACTGTTCCCGGCAGTGATTCGCTGTCACAAAGTACAAATTAGTGTCTGCTTCTTTTAACTAGCTGCTCTTTTTGCATCTGCTATCAACTTGGCCAGTAGTCCTACAGCCCTGATTTAAGCAAGGAGCACGGTTTCACTGACACCAAAATTGCATTCAATGTTCACAGCGTAGCTTCACTTTGAGAACGAAAGACTTCGGAGGAGTCTCAGACATTTTCCTTCCCCAGAAAGCAGCAATCCCAGGCACATATATAATGGAATGGATGGCAGGTGGGTAGAGGGGAAGAGGAACAAAATGGGACCATGCTCAGTTCACCTTCATCATAGCCCAACAAGACCTCTGTGCTCTTCACTGTGGCACTGGGATGTGTACTAGAGCCAGTCCACTCGGAGCTGAACAAAGGGTGTTCATAGTACTCCTCATCCGAATTGTAGGGCTCATCATCGGGTACAGACACTGAGATGGAGGGGGCCAGGCCTTTACGCCActccctgctggcagcaggcccGCAGCCTGGGCACAGGGGTAGCGGTCCCACCTTATCCTCCGCCCCTGCATCTACAAATAGACACACAGACAAAAACtgcaggacagacagacagacagaaacaCGGCAAGACAGGATGGATGCATGCACTAGCAATACTAGCCACTGTTGTCATACCGCAGAGTGGATGAAATCAGCTAAGATGCAAATTAATGCAGGATGGAGGGATGGGGCAGCTGTGTGTTTTAACACGTGCCATGAATGTGGCACTTCCTGCAAGGTCTGGGAGCCAACAACTGGAGTACATGTATTTCCAGACTGCACTCATTTATTTAGAGGAATATACATTGTACACAGACCACATCTCACAACTTGCACTGGCTGTTCTAAGAACTTTTAGACTATCCCAACATTTGCATTCTTTTGTATTCC
Above is a genomic segment from Meleagris gallopavo isolate NT-WF06-2002-E0010 breed Aviagen turkey brand Nicholas breeding stock chromosome 7, Turkey_5.1, whole genome shotgun sequence containing:
- the MAP2 gene encoding microtubule-associated protein 2 isoform X8; its protein translation is MAEDRKDEAKAPHWTSGQLTEAASHPHSPEIKEQSSAGAGLVRSANGFPYQESEEPGLGSREQPGSYARSKENGINGELSAGDRETAEEVSARIVQVVTAEAVAVLKGEQEKEAQHKDQPGPLPIAVEESANLPPSPPPSPASEQTGALEEATKMEFHVQEGTCPFTTDPLDTKQQESGKDSKTEQPKHDALVPQPAKAEATDKKDSQSKDKEKMPSPLSEQILETDSQKKLEASFAEPSAKLPISQVEKDLPSELPKGSKTEERTADKPSSSNQVVSVTFKDDLKDVQDLAISHDGSSLFTSEPKTEAAKSELPSDPSLAIPQDLPLKDSAKTKPEPADQLFAKELAEDEQTHRGMTLTLQEVSTVTIDGLKTPSTQKIPAWGQEKDMTKDETDEEERYDFYDKGEARILDDAKFTTKTEVETLAQDKADFPKDGEIKMSDLFKAEKEMDQSGLQATTATKKDMQPSTEVSPGKLSHVPIPEKTTEHPDTPQLSQITEKSPQAPSSTTDKTLTPEPSQEKDVKKETKEDKESVSATHEMKTEVDRSGMSKYFETSALKEEAFKTDALKQGSDYYELSDTKESAYETYRADRLIPEDKEEEEEELQMELDQQQGMPGHEIGYSTLAKSYTPDKSEEPSSPTERMFTIDPKVYGDKRELHSKNKDDLTLSRSLGLGGRSAIEQRSMSINLPMSCLDSIALGFSFGRAHDLSPLASDILTNTSGSMDEGDDYLPATTPAMERAPCFPIDSREEDEHIEEEKAMTEEKVQPETLVESPFPAKDYYKNGAVLAPDLPEMLDLAGTRSRVASVSADAEVAQKKSVPSDAVVEDSSTALTSVTDENHVTLKAESQLEDLGYCVFNKYTVPLPSPVQDSENLTSETCPFYEGTDEKLRRSLAPDLSLIEVKLAAAEKSKEEFLGEKDLTQHATGESLLARDFEQEKKEKLDTVLEKSEDQADLKEGYPIKDSEAEKTRPEAITEMKEEVVSDKVHVPDDTTYDRILATQVTAERDAISFLMEKEKTLSVVPEIAEIEAPIKPDYNAIKHDMEVAARRADQEYQSQLDSRISEVVSLPSGKDKAPVKKTEPEPKETQQKDQIILSREAKDADLLSKTEPSYVKDSTKLSETEIKEKVAKPDLVHQEAVDKEESYESSGEHDQTQESLNGEPLKQEDIKGEAPKPSVSEEEVSTQLPAKEPSTELLLPKAEPPQEEPAEIQMESIPQPPEETEKIPDTVVKPTEVQTLLPSEVTAKATKREDHEEEKLEGGQEEKEEDKQHLISEIPPEMDFGKPTDEELLAKVCPEALPELKGIIESVVTVEDDFITVVQTTVDEGESASHSVRFAATQQEDIEAVDSQAEEELEIEEVVDIQAEPREGSPEAPASPEREEILLTDYKTETCDDYKDETTVDDSIMDTDSLWADTQDDDRSIMTEQLETVPKEEKAERELRRSSLDKHKKEKPFKTGRGRISTPERKIAKKEPSTLSRDEVRRKKAVYKKAELAKKTEVQAHSPSRKIILKPAIKYTRPTHLSCVKRKQTAAVGETNQAPGVFKQAKEKLSTTSLSKIPASKSRAKSLLPPRPSSACSLTTKRAIFLDTDSYYVRPSSAGPRDCLSYSKSDAKDGVSKSPEKRSSLPRPSSILPPRRAVSGDRDREENSLSLTTSLSSSVRRTTRSEPIRSRTGKSGTSTPTTPGSTAITPGTPPSYSSRTPGTPGTPSYSRTPHTPGTPKSAILVPTEKKVAIIRTPPKSPATPKQLRVINQPLPDLKNVRSKIGSTDNIKYQPKGGQVRILNKKIDFSDIQSRCGSRDNIKHSAGGGNVQIVTKKIDLSHVTSKCGSLKNIHHKPGGGRVKIESVKLDFKEKAQAKVGSLENAHHVPGGGNVKIDSQKLNFREHAKARVDHGAEIITQSPGRSSVASPRRLSNVSSSGSINLLESPQLATLAEDVTAALAKQGL